From Pelmatolapia mariae isolate MD_Pm_ZW linkage group LG1, Pm_UMD_F_2, whole genome shotgun sequence, one genomic window encodes:
- the LOC134632406 gene encoding histone-binding protein RBBP7: protein MADKEVYDDAVEERVINEEYKIWKKNTPFLYDLVMTHALEWPSLTVQWLPDVSRPEGKDYAVHRLVLGTHTSDEQNHLVIASVQVPNDDAQFDASHYDSEKGEFGGFGSVSGKIEIEIKINHEGEVNRARYMPQNPCIIATKTPTSDVLVFDYTKHPSKPDPSGECSPDLRLKGHQKEGYGLSWNPNLSGNLLSASDDHTICLWDIGGGPKEGKILDAKTIFTGHTAVVEDVSWHLLHESLFGSVADDQKLMIWDTRSNNTSKASHSVDAHTAEVNCLSFNPYSEFILATGSADKTVALWDLRNLKLKLHSFESHKDEIFQVQWSPHNETILASSGTDRRLNVWDLSKIGEEQSAEDAEDGPPELLFIHGGHTAKISDFSWNPNEPWIICSVSEDNIMQVWQMAENIYNDEEPDNTPASELEAQGS, encoded by the exons ATGGCCGATAAAGAGG TGTACGACGATGCGGTGGAGGAGCGGGTCATCAACGAGGAGTACAAGATCTGGAAGAAGAACACGCCCTTCCTGTACGACCTGGTGATGACGCACGCGCTGGAGTGGCCCAGCCTGACAGTGCAGTGGCTCCCGGATGTCAGCAG GCCGGAGGGGAAGGACTACGCGGTCCACAGGCTGGTTTTAGGGACGCACACATCAGACGAGCAGAACCACCTCGTTATCGCGAGCGTCCAGGTTCCAAACGACGACGCCCAGTTTGACGCGTCGCACTACGACAGTGAGAAAGGAG AGTTCGGCGGCTTCGGTTCCGTCAGCGGGAAGATTGAGATCGAGATAAAGATCAACCACGAAGGCGAAGTGAACCGAGCGCGCTACATGCCCCAGAACCCCTGCATCATTGCCACCAAGACTCCCACCTCCGACGTGCTGGTCTTCGACTACACTAAACACCCGTCTAAGCCAG ATCCCAGCGGGGAGTGTAGTCCCGACCTAAGACTGAAAGGTCACCAGAAAGAAGGATATGGCCTTTCCTGGAATCCAAACCTCAGCGGCAACCTGCTCAGCGCCTCCGACGACCAC ACCATCTGCCTGTGGGACATCGGGGGCGGTCCAAAAGAAGGGAAGATCTTGGACGCAAAGACCATCTTCACGGGCCACACGGCGGTCGTGGAGGACGTCTCCTGGCATCTCCTCCACGAGTCACTTTTCGGCTCAGTCGCCGACGACCAGAAGCTGATGAT ATGGGACACGCGCTCTAATAACACGTCCAAAGCGAGCCACTCGGTGGACGCTCACACCGCCGAGGTCAACTGTCTGAGCTTCAATCCCTACAGCGAGTTCATCCTGGCCACCGGCTCTGCCGATAAG ACTGTTGCATTGTGGGATCTGAGAAACCTCAAACTGAAGCTTCACTCCTTCGAGTCACACAAAGAtgaaattttccag GTAcaatggtctcctcacaacgaGACGATCCTGGCGTCCAGTGGCACCGACCGGCGTCTCAATGTCTGGGATCTCAG CAAAATTGGGGAGGAGCAGTCTGCAGAGGACGCTGAAGACGGCCCGCCAGAGCTCCTG TTCATCCACGGCGGCCACACGGCAAAGATCTCAGACTTCTCCTGGAACCCCAACGAGCCCTGGATCATCTGCTCAGTGTCCGAGGACAACATCATGCAAGTGTGGCAGATG GCAGAGAACATCTACAATGACGAGGAGCCCGACAACACACCTGCGTCAGAGCTGGAGGCTCAGGGATCATAA